Below is a window of Dehalococcoidales bacterium DNA.
GGAGCGGTTGCCCCATCGGCCTGGGCGGAGGCTGTCCGGATCCTCCTGATGCTCTTAGCCCCCACCGCTCCTCACCTTACTGAGGAGCTGTGGCAGCGGCTGGGGTATCCCTACAGCATTCATAACCAGCCCTGGCCTCAGTGGAACGAAGAACTGGCCCGTGATGAAGAGGCTACCCTGGTTGTCCAGGTCAATGGAAAGCTGCGCGATAGGATTACTGTCCCGGTGTCCGTTACCGAGGCGGAGGCTAAGAGTCTGGCGATGGCAAGCCAGCGGGTAAAGGAATACCTTGAGGGCAGGGAATTGCTCAAGACGATATACGTCCCCGGCAGACTGGTCAACCTGGTGATGAGATGAGGATAAGGAGAGCGATATGAGGCTGGCTTTCGTCGGTGGCGGTAATATGGGAGAAGCGATGCTGGCTGCTATCCTAGAGAAGGGACTCAGTACGGTGGATAACATCACCGTCAGCGATATCAGCGAGTTCCGTCGCCGGGACCTTAAACAAAAGTACGGCATTACCGTCACGGGTGATAACCGCCGGGCGGTATCCGGAAGTGAAGTAGTGGTGCTGGCGGTGAAGCCGCAACAGCTTGCCGAAGTAATGAGCGAGATCAACGGCTGTCTTGATGCGGCGCAGCTGGTGCTGTCCATTGTCGCTGGCGCCACGATTGGTGCTCTGTGCCGCGGGCTTGGTCACGACTGTGTTGCCCGGGTAATGCCCAATACTCCGGCCCGGATTGGTGAGGGCATTAGTGTCTGGACGGCCACTACGGGGGTAAGTCAGGAGCAACAGGCTCAGGTCGCGGCAATCCTTAGCACGATGGGCAGGGAGGTAAATGTTACCGATGAGCGTTACCTCGATATGGCGACAGCGGTGAGCGGCAGCGGTCCCGCCTATGTTTTCCTCTTTGCCGAAGCGCTGACCAGTGCCGCTGTAGATATCGGGCTCCCCGGCGATATGGCGAGAGCGCTTGCCCTCGAGACAATCCTGGGTTCGGCACGGTTTATGCAGGGTTCGGATAGGTCGCCCGCCGAACTGCGCCGGATGGTTACCTCTCCCGGTGGTACCACCGCCGCGGCACTGGCCCGTCTGGAGGAGGGGCGTTTCACCGAGCTTATCAGCCGGGCGGTTAAGGCAGCCTACCAAAGGGCTAAGGAACTGGGAAGTTCCGGCAAATAGCCTTCTTAATTCAAATTGCTCTATGTGTGATGGGGCATCGCATCTGTTACGCCGTTCCGTTTTCTTGTTCGTTTCTTAGCCCCGTTAACTTGTGGGATTCTCCTCAAAGTACTATAATTATGAATATTCATACATTTACTACTTCTGGGTCAAAGGGGGTATTATGGATATCGGACATGTTTCTCCTGAGTACAAATGCCTGGGCTCGATAACGGTCAATCCCAGGGGTCAGGTGGTCATACCGGCCAATGCCCGCAGGGAGGTGGGCATTGAGAGTGGAGATACGCTGCTGGTCTTCAAGGTTCTCCACGACCAGGTGCTGGCGCTGGTCAAGGTCGAAGCCTTGGAGCAGGTATTAATGGAAATGAGCAAACATATGGCCGGTTTCGAGAAGTTGATGAATGAACATGGTTCAAAGGCAGCCGGTAGAAAGAGGAGGAGTTAGTCAGGTGAAACGCTCAAAGATTCTGGTTGCCCTTCTGCTGTGCTTGTCCCTGGCCGGTGCCGCGGGCTGCATAT
It encodes the following:
- a CDS encoding AbrB/MazE/SpoVT family DNA-binding domain-containing protein; translation: MDIGHVSPEYKCLGSITVNPRGQVVIPANARREVGIESGDTLLVFKVLHDQVLALVKVEALEQVLMEMSKHMAGFEKLMNEHGSKAAGRKRRS
- the proC gene encoding pyrroline-5-carboxylate reductase — translated: MRLAFVGGGNMGEAMLAAILEKGLSTVDNITVSDISEFRRRDLKQKYGITVTGDNRRAVSGSEVVVLAVKPQQLAEVMSEINGCLDAAQLVLSIVAGATIGALCRGLGHDCVARVMPNTPARIGEGISVWTATTGVSQEQQAQVAAILSTMGREVNVTDERYLDMATAVSGSGPAYVFLFAEALTSAAVDIGLPGDMARALALETILGSARFMQGSDRSPAELRRMVTSPGGTTAAALARLEEGRFTELISRAVKAAYQRAKELGSSGK